In the genome of Candidatus Binatia bacterium, one region contains:
- a CDS encoding dienelactone hydrolase family protein, translating to MYTTDQYEGMTAETVDIKGAKGDKINAYFAKPLGAGKFAGMVVIHHAPGWDEWYRECARRFAHHGYLTISPNLYFRDGHGTPEDVGAKVRAAGGVADDQVLGDLEGSMQFLRAQPNFSGKIGIFGTCSGGRHAFLAGCRLKGLSAVVECWGGRVAASKEELTPKQPVAPIDLTKDLSA from the coding sequence ATGTACACGACCGATCAATACGAAGGCATGACGGCGGAGACCGTCGACATCAAGGGCGCCAAGGGCGACAAGATCAACGCCTATTTCGCCAAGCCGCTGGGCGCCGGAAAATTTGCGGGAATGGTGGTCATTCACCACGCGCCGGGCTGGGACGAATGGTACCGTGAATGCGCCCGGAGGTTCGCGCACCACGGCTATCTCACGATCTCGCCCAATCTCTATTTCCGCGACGGCCACGGAACTCCGGAAGACGTCGGCGCCAAAGTGCGCGCGGCCGGCGGCGTCGCCGACGATCAGGTCCTCGGCGATCTCGAAGGGTCGATGCAGTTCCTCCGCGCGCAGCCGAACTTCAGCGGCAAGATCGGGATTTTCGGCACATGCTCCGGCGGCCGCCACGCGTTTCTCGCCGGCTGCCGTCTCAAAGGGCTCAGCGCGGTCGTGGAATGCTGGGGCGGACGCGTCGCGGCGTCGAAGGAAGAGCTTACGCCCAAGCAGCCGGTCGCGCCGATCGACCTCACCAAAGATCTTTCCGC